A single region of the Branchiostoma lanceolatum isolate klBraLanc5 chromosome 1, klBraLanc5.hap2, whole genome shotgun sequence genome encodes:
- the LOC136448228 gene encoding P2X purinoceptor 4-like isoform X1: MADGPSFCQRVVQVVFEYDTPRIVHIKNKKVGLINRLIQLGIIGYIIGWVFVYKKGYQDFGDIVSSVSTKLKGVAYPNRTDIGDLNRVWDIAGLVVPPQQRDGFFIMTNMIITPDQHQTTCAEAPWIGGNVSCTDTDTSNCPAGHVELTGNGMFTGKCANFSSEVQTCEIQGWCPVEQQDNPPSPAVLEDAKEFTILLKNTISFPLFNFTKRNILDDYDPGYLKNCRFNNSDPVDKYCPIIRLDTMVKEANQNFTALAEQGGIIGISITWDCNLDYSSSYCLPKYSFTRLDKADSKVSPGYNFRYARYYRENGTDYRTLIKAYGIRFDVVVSGKAGKFNIIPLTMNIGSGLALLGVATILCDIVVLYLLKKRFFYQEKKYMMVDDDDDLRLFAKPTKPGKLSGKYEQLEEDQTVNHHRNEQNYGS, translated from the exons atggcggacggacCGAGTTTTTGCCAGCGGGTCGTACAGGTGGTTTTTGAGTACGACACGCCGAGAATAGTTCACATCAAGAACAAGAAAGTCGGCCTAATCAACAGACTCATCCAACTGGGCATCATTGGTTACATTATTGG ATGGGTATTTGTGTACAAGAAAGGTTATCAGGACTTTGGAGACATCGTCAGTTCTGTGTCCACAAAACTGAAGGGTGTGGCCTACCCCAACAGGACTGACATCGGCGATCTCAATCGGGTTTGGGACATCGCCGGTCTTGTGGTCCCTCCTCAG CAACGAGATGGCTTCTTCATAATGACCAACATGATCATCACACCTGATCAGCATCAGACAACATGTGCAGAG GCTCCCTGGATAGGAGGCAACGTGTCCTGTACTGACACAGACACAAGCAACTGCCCTGCTGGCCATGTGGAACTCACCGGAAATG GCATGTTCACTGGGAAGTGTGCTAACTTCAGCAGTGAGGTACAAACCTGTGAGATCCAGGGGTGGTGTCCTGTCGAACAACAAGACAATCCTCCCAG tCCTGCAGTATTAGAAGATGCCAAAGAGTTCACAATTCTGCTGAAGAATACCATATCCTTCCCATTGTTCAACTTCACAAA GAGAAACATCTTAGACGACTACGATCCTGGCTACCTGAAGAACTGTCGCTTCAATAACAGTGACCCGGTGGACAAATACTGCCCTATTATCAGGCTGGACACAATGGTCAAGGAGGCCAACCAAAACTTCACCGCATTAGCTGAACAG GGAGGTATCATAGGTATCTCCATCACATGGGACTGCAACCTGGACTACTCCTCCTCATATTGCCTCCCCAAGTATTCCTTCACTCGGTTAGACAAGGCTGACTCTAAAGTCTCGCCAGGATACAACTTCAG ATATGCGAGGTACTACAGGGAGAATGGCACAGACTACAGGACACTGATCAAGGCTTATGGCATCAgatttgatgttgttgtgtctGGGAAG GCGGGTAAGTTTAACATCATCCCCCTCACCATGAACATTGGATCAGGCCTGGCACTGCTTGGAGTG GCCACCATCCTGTGTGACATTGTAGTTCTGTATTTGCTGAAGAAGAGATTTTTCTACCAGGAGAAAAAGTACATGAtggtggatgatgatgatgatctaagg CTCTTTGCCAAACCAACCAAACCTGGAAAGTTGTCTGGAAAATACGAGCAGTTGGAAGAAGACCAAACCGTCAACCACCACAGGAACGAACAGAATTATGGCTCGTAA
- the LOC136448228 gene encoding P2X purinoceptor 4-like isoform X2: MADGPSFCQRVVQVVFEYDTPRIVHIKNKKVGLINRLIQLGIIGYIIGWVFVYKKGYQDFGDIVSSVSTKLKGVAYPNRTDIGDLNRVWDIAGLVVPPQQRDGFFIMTNMIITPDQHQTTCAEAPWIGGNVSCTDTDTSNCPAGHVELTGNGMFTGKCANFSSEVQTCEIQGWCPVEQQDNPPSPAVLEDAKEFTILLKNTISFPLFNFTKRNILDDYDPGYLKNCRFNNSDPVDKYCPIIRLDTMVKEANQNFTALAEQGGIMGIFIVWDCNLDLHYNHCLPHYSFRRIDRTDSHFSVGYNFRYARYYRENGTDYRTLIKAYGIRFDVVVSGKAGKFNIIPLTMNIGSGLALLGVATILCDIVVLYLLKKRFFYQEKKYMMVDDDDDLRLFAKPTKPGKLSGKYEQLEEDQTVNHHRNEQNYGS; encoded by the exons atggcggacggacCGAGTTTTTGCCAGCGGGTCGTACAGGTGGTTTTTGAGTACGACACGCCGAGAATAGTTCACATCAAGAACAAGAAAGTCGGCCTAATCAACAGACTCATCCAACTGGGCATCATTGGTTACATTATTGG ATGGGTATTTGTGTACAAGAAAGGTTATCAGGACTTTGGAGACATCGTCAGTTCTGTGTCCACAAAACTGAAGGGTGTGGCCTACCCCAACAGGACTGACATCGGCGATCTCAATCGGGTTTGGGACATCGCCGGTCTTGTGGTCCCTCCTCAG CAACGAGATGGCTTCTTCATAATGACCAACATGATCATCACACCTGATCAGCATCAGACAACATGTGCAGAG GCTCCCTGGATAGGAGGCAACGTGTCCTGTACTGACACAGACACAAGCAACTGCCCTGCTGGCCATGTGGAACTCACCGGAAATG GCATGTTCACTGGGAAGTGTGCTAACTTCAGCAGTGAGGTACAAACCTGTGAGATCCAGGGGTGGTGTCCTGTCGAACAACAAGACAATCCTCCCAG tCCTGCAGTATTAGAAGATGCCAAAGAGTTCACAATTCTGCTGAAGAATACCATATCCTTCCCATTGTTCAACTTCACAAA GAGAAACATCTTAGACGACTACGATCCTGGCTACCTGAAGAACTGTCGCTTCAATAACAGTGACCCGGTGGACAAATACTGCCCTATTATCAGGCTGGACACAATGGTCAAGGAGGCCAACCAAAACTTCACCGCATTAGCTGAACAG GGTGGAATCATGGGTATCTTCATAGTGTGGGACTGTAACCTGGACCTACATTACAACCACTGTCTGCCCCACTACAGCTTCAGGAGAATAGACAGGACAGACTCACACTTTTCTGTGGGTTACAACTTcag ATATGCGAGGTACTACAGGGAGAATGGCACAGACTACAGGACACTGATCAAGGCTTATGGCATCAgatttgatgttgttgtgtctGGGAAG GCGGGTAAGTTTAACATCATCCCCCTCACCATGAACATTGGATCAGGCCTGGCACTGCTTGGAGTG GCCACCATCCTGTGTGACATTGTAGTTCTGTATTTGCTGAAGAAGAGATTTTTCTACCAGGAGAAAAAGTACATGAtggtggatgatgatgatgatctaagg CTCTTTGCCAAACCAACCAAACCTGGAAAGTTGTCTGGAAAATACGAGCAGTTGGAAGAAGACCAAACCGTCAACCACCACAGGAACGAACAGAATTATGGCTCGTAA
- the LOC136448228 gene encoding P2X purinoceptor 4-like isoform X3 has product MADGPSFCQRVVQVVFEYDTPRIVHIKNKKVGLINRLIQLGIIGYIIGWVFVYKKGYQDFGDIVSSVSTKLKGVAYPNRTDIGDLNRVWDIAGLVVPPQQRDGFFIMTNMIITPDQHQTTCAEAPWIGGNVSCTDTDTSNCPAGHVELTGNGMFTGKCANFSSEVQTCEIQGWCPVEQQDNPPSPAVLEDAKEFTILLKNTISFPLFNFTKRNILDDYDPGYLKNCRFNNSDPVDKYCPIIRLDTMVKEANQNFTALAEQGGIIGISITWDCNLDYSSSYCLPKYSFTRLDKADSKVSPGYNFRYARYYRENGTDYRTLIKAYGIRFDVVVSGKAGKFNIIPLTMNIGSGLALLGVATILCDIVVLYLLKKRFFYQEKKYMMVDDDDDLRGYGLLDSTTK; this is encoded by the exons atggcggacggacCGAGTTTTTGCCAGCGGGTCGTACAGGTGGTTTTTGAGTACGACACGCCGAGAATAGTTCACATCAAGAACAAGAAAGTCGGCCTAATCAACAGACTCATCCAACTGGGCATCATTGGTTACATTATTGG ATGGGTATTTGTGTACAAGAAAGGTTATCAGGACTTTGGAGACATCGTCAGTTCTGTGTCCACAAAACTGAAGGGTGTGGCCTACCCCAACAGGACTGACATCGGCGATCTCAATCGGGTTTGGGACATCGCCGGTCTTGTGGTCCCTCCTCAG CAACGAGATGGCTTCTTCATAATGACCAACATGATCATCACACCTGATCAGCATCAGACAACATGTGCAGAG GCTCCCTGGATAGGAGGCAACGTGTCCTGTACTGACACAGACACAAGCAACTGCCCTGCTGGCCATGTGGAACTCACCGGAAATG GCATGTTCACTGGGAAGTGTGCTAACTTCAGCAGTGAGGTACAAACCTGTGAGATCCAGGGGTGGTGTCCTGTCGAACAACAAGACAATCCTCCCAG tCCTGCAGTATTAGAAGATGCCAAAGAGTTCACAATTCTGCTGAAGAATACCATATCCTTCCCATTGTTCAACTTCACAAA GAGAAACATCTTAGACGACTACGATCCTGGCTACCTGAAGAACTGTCGCTTCAATAACAGTGACCCGGTGGACAAATACTGCCCTATTATCAGGCTGGACACAATGGTCAAGGAGGCCAACCAAAACTTCACCGCATTAGCTGAACAG GGAGGTATCATAGGTATCTCCATCACATGGGACTGCAACCTGGACTACTCCTCCTCATATTGCCTCCCCAAGTATTCCTTCACTCGGTTAGACAAGGCTGACTCTAAAGTCTCGCCAGGATACAACTTCAG ATATGCGAGGTACTACAGGGAGAATGGCACAGACTACAGGACACTGATCAAGGCTTATGGCATCAgatttgatgttgttgtgtctGGGAAG GCGGGTAAGTTTAACATCATCCCCCTCACCATGAACATTGGATCAGGCCTGGCACTGCTTGGAGTG GCCACCATCCTGTGTGACATTGTAGTTCTGTATTTGCTGAAGAAGAGATTTTTCTACCAGGAGAAAAAGTACATGAtggtggatgatgatgatgatctaagg GGGTATGGACTGTTAGATTCCACAACAAAATGA